The following proteins are co-located in the Paralichthys olivaceus isolate ysfri-2021 chromosome 10, ASM2471397v2, whole genome shotgun sequence genome:
- the ndufa10 gene encoding NADH dehydrogenase [ubiquinone] 1 alpha subcomplex subunit 10, mitochondrial produces MALRVTRLVITSGAAALKAAKAAQQAGVHTSSVRSLRYGWWTYALGERTTPRFNRFSKIISVDGNLASGKGAVAQKLADKLGMHYMPEPDTFYLDKMTGEKEPLPVDFNGMCSLEKFYTDPKAADGNSYRLQLWMYNMRLLQYSDAIEHLLTTGQGVIIERSPFSDMVFLEAMFKEGYIRKECVQHYNEVKGISICEFLPPHIVIYVDLPAEEVQKKLKQSGKSYLQNVPLTYLKNIEDEYKKTFLPKISETSEVLNYDTTQAQDIEKIAEDIDYMKFEKGPWLDQDDVTFHHMRMFVEDKHQVSTLTHIPRFLPEITIGAHDYDEKYYAYRSLPGKKYAPGYNADVGDKYIWLK; encoded by the exons ATGGCTCTGAGGGTCACTCGCCTGGTCATCACGTCCGGAGCCGCTGCTCTCAAAGCGGCGAAGGCTGCTCAGCAG GCAGGTGTCCACACAAGCTCAGTGAGAAGCCTTCGTTATGGCTGGTGGACGTACGCTCTGGGTGAGAGGACGACACCTCGGTTTAACAGATTCAGCAAAATCATCTCTGTGGATGGAAACTTGGCGTCAGGGAAAGGAGCGGTGGCCCAGAAACTGGCAGATAAACTGG GAATGCACTACATGCCTGAGCCTGACACTTTCTACCTGGACAAGATGACGGGAGAGAAGGAGCCTCTCCCTGTGGACTTCAATGGGATGTGCAGCCTGGAGAAGTTCTACACAGACCCCAAAGCTGCTGATGGGAACAGCTACAGGCTGCAGCTGTGGATGTACAACATGAGGCTGCTGCAGTACTCCGACGCCATCGAGCACCTGCTCACCACAg GCCAAGGTGTGATCATAGAGCGATCCCCCTTCAGTGACATGGTCTTCCTGGAGGCCATGTTCAAAGAGGGCTACATCCGGAAGGAGT GCGTGCAGCACTACAACGAGGTGAAGGGCATAAGCATCTGTGAGTTCCTGCCTCCGCACATTGTTATCTATGTGGACCTGCCAGCTGAGGAGGTGCAGAAGAAGCTGAAGCAGAGCGGCAAG TCGTATCTTCAGAATGTTCCTCTGACATATTTGAAGAACATTGAGGATGAATACAAGAAGACTTTTCTGCCCAAAATCAG tgAAACTTCAGAAGTGCTCAACTACGATACAACCCAAGCCCAAGATATTGAAAAG ATTGCAGAAGACATCGATTATATGAAGTTTGAGAAAGGTCCGTGGTTGGATCAGGATGACGTCACCTTCCACCACATGAGGATGTT cgtGGAAGACAAACATCAGGTTTCAACCCTGACCCACATACCCAGGTTCCTGCCAGAGATAACCATTGGGGCCCACGACTACGATGAAAAATACTATGCTTATAGATCG CTTCCTGGGAAGAAGTACGCTCCCGGTTATAATGCAGATGTTGGAGACAAGTACATCTGGCTGAAGTGA